In the genome of Magnolia sinica isolate HGM2019 chromosome 2, MsV1, whole genome shotgun sequence, one region contains:
- the LOC131237535 gene encoding subtilisin-like protease SBT3 — protein sequence MSLAMARHIITPSMLLSLIFLLIYVTTSSSADERRPYIIHMDKSSIPTPFANHDSWYRSTISSLSAPDGIAAVHLYTYNHVMNGFSAVMSQAQLNQLERMPGHLATYPETYAQLHTTRTPQFLGLNRHVGLWPTANFGDDVIIGIIDSGIWPESEMFSDEGMPPVPERWKGACETGTEFNSSNCNLKLIGARSFSKGLEERGLNISNIDDYDSPRDFYGHGTHTASTAAGSRTPNADYFGYAKGTAVGMAPMARLAIYKVAFSTSTLETSAIDFLAGMDQAIADGVDLMSLSLGLLPVLPYDENGIALGAFAAMERGIFVSCSAGNSGPDSFTIVNGAPWITTVAAGTIDREYTASITLGDGITTVQGKSIYPESIYISDVPLYYGHGNASKEICDLNTLDQKDVKGKIVFCAPGNLTSQICELNRTDAKGAIFATDSAQFLNPDDFFMPFVAISIKDGEIMKRYIMKSAQPPTVDIKFQITVLGSKPAPQVANFSSRGPNIVSPWILNPVAPGVNILAAWIPNRGFQPIRNDYLVSEYVLASGTSISSPLVVGVAALLRAAHLDWSPAAIRSALMTTAYITDNTHGPILDMTNGTAATPFDYGAGHVDPNKAMDPGLVYDLDRQDYINFLCGLNYTSKQMKILTCGSNYTCSKATLDLNYPSFMVILNNTNSSSVVFSRVLTNVADSPSVYRAVVKAPTGMRVVVDPPKLKFNGKYSKQGFTMSVQIDMAAVIVKSDYLGNYGFLSWYEDGGNHVVRTPIVSAFGP from the coding sequence ATGTCACTAGCCATGGCACGCCACATCATCACCCCTTCCATGCTCCTCTCCTTAATCTTCCTTCTCATTTATGTGACCACATCATCGTCGGCCGATGAACGTCGGCCCTACATCATCCACATGGACAAATCATCTATACCAACTCCCTTCGCCAACCATGATAGTTGGTACAGGTCGACAATCTCATCCCTCTCGGCGCCCGATGGCATTGCTGCTGTACACTTGTACACGTACAACCACGTGATGAACGGCTTCAGTGCCGTGATGTCGCAGGCCCAGCTCAATCAGCTGGAGAGAATGCCAGGTCACCTTGCCACGTACCCAGAGACATATGCCCAGCTCCATACCACACGCACCCCTCAGTTTCTAGGCCTGAATAGGCATGTGGGCTTGTGGCCCACAGCCAACTTTGGCGACGATGTGATCATCGGCATCATCGACAGTGGTATCTGGCCGGAGAGCGAGATGTTCAGTGATGAGGGAATGCCGCCAGTACCTGAGAGATGGAAGGGAGCATGCGAGACTGGTACCGAGTTCAATTCTTCCAACTGCAACCTGAAACTCATTGGGGCACGCTCTTTCAGCAAGGGCCTGGAGGAACGTGGCCTGAACATATCGAACATCGATGACTATGATTCACCAAGGGACTTCTACGGGCATGGGACGCACACAGCATCCACGGCTGCTGGAAGCAGGACGCCTAACGCAGACTACTTCGGCTATGCTAAGGGCACGGCCGTTGGGATGGCGCCCATGGCCCGGCTCGCAATTTACAAGGTCGCATTCTCCACATCCACTCTCGAGACATCTGCGATCGATTTTCTGGCCGGCATGGATCAGGCAATtgcggatggtgtggatctgatGTCATTGTCATTGGGATTACTGCCAGTATTGCCTTACGACGAAAATGGTATTGCATTAGGAGCCTTTGCAGCCATGGAGAGGGGAATCTTTGTGTCTTGTTCGGCTGGAAATAGTGGGCCAGACTCTTTCACCATTGTCAACGGCGCCCCTTGGATCACGACGGTGGCTGCGGGGACCATTGATAGAGAGTATACGGCTTCAATCACTCTTGGCGATGGCATCACAACCGTACAAGGGAAGTCAATCTATCCTGAGAGCATTTACATCTCTGATGTCCCACTTTACTATGGACATGGGAATGCTAGTAAGGAAATCTGTGATTTAAACACCCTTGATCAGAAAGACGTAAAAGGCAAGATCGTCTTTTGCGCGCCTGGGAACTTAACTTCTCAGATATGCGAATTGAACAGGACCGACGCAAAAGGGGCGATCTTTGCCACTGATTCAGCCCAGTTTCTGAATCCTGATGACTTCTTCATGCCATTCGTTGCGATCAGCATCAAGGACGGAGAGATCATGAAGCGGTATATCATGAAATCAGCCCAGCCACCGACAGTGGATATTAAGTTCCAGATTACAGTGTTAGGATCCAAGCCAGCTCCTCAGGTGGCCAACTTCTCTTCACGTGGGCCCAATATTGTGAGCCCATGGATACTAAACCCCGTAGCCCCAGGAGTCAATATCCTGGCCGCGTGGATTCCCAACCGTGGATTTCAACCAATCCGCAATGATTACTTGGTCTCAGAATATGTGCTGGCTTCTGGGACATCCATATCATCGCCCCTGGTTGTTGGTGTGGCTGCATTGCTACGTGCAGCCCACCTCGATTGGAGCCCAGCTGCCATCCGGTCTGCACTAATGACCACTGCATACATAACTGATAACACGCACGGCCCGATCCTAGATATGACCAACGGAACAGCCGCCACACCTTTTGATTATGGTGCGGGACACGTGGATCCGAACAAGGCAATGGACCCCGGTCTAGTGTATGATCTCGACCGTCAAGATTATATCAATTTCCTCTGTGGGCTAAACTACACGAGTAAGCAGATGAAGATCCTCACCTGCGGATCGAACTACACTTGCTCTAAGGCCACCCTCGATCTCAATTACCCATCATTCATGGTGATCCTAAACAACACCAACTCATCCAGTGTGGTGTTCTCACGGGTCCTGACCAACGTCGCAGATTCTCCATCCGTATATCGTGCAGTCGTTAAAGCGCCAACCGGGATGAGAGTTGTGGTGGACCCACCGAAACTGAAATTCAACGGTAAATACAGCAAGCAAGGATTTACTATGAGTGTCCAGATCGACATGGCAGCAGTTATAGTGAAGAGTGATTATTTAGGTAATTATGGATTTCTTAGTTGGTATGAAGATGGGGGAAATCATGTGGTGAGAACACCCATTGTTTCAGCCTTTGGgccatga